A single genomic interval of Lewinellaceae bacterium harbors:
- a CDS encoding CotH kinase family protein: MIRYLFFMTALFVLNPLLAQEKETGLFEVGKVKELRLFFEQGNWDHVLDSLKQQGDERRLVGDASFEGKVYKGVGVRYKGNSSFFAVSKAGSSKLPFNIDFNHTHKDQKLPGGVDKVKLSNVFRDPSYIREVLSYEIARRYMPASRANFVQLFVNDVYLGLYNSTESVEDEFLKQHFKGDKGILFKCDPIWGYKEQPDCPKGDKASLQYLGPDSTCYRGLYEVKSDFGWQQLIDLTKILNQQPEKLDSIFNIDQALWMLAFNMVLVNLDSYTGRFCHNYYLYRDKEGVFHPIVWDMNLSFGGFRYDGSKGSPLSNEEMQTLSPFIHYKEKNEQRPLITQLLSESLYRKMYVAHIRTILNDYFVDSTYLRRAEEIQAMIAPYVKSDSNRLYDYEAFEKNLYETTKADKASIIGIAELMEPRAQYLKNHPLVSKDPPVILEASHIDYDDIVAVNARLEGAEACWLFYRYGQLGPWRKLEMFDDSGHDDRMADDGIWGATIHKNKEKDKPIQYYIVAENQYTAALSPERASFEAYSTGKETSAAKKGDK; encoded by the coding sequence ATGATACGCTATCTGTTCTTTATGACTGCCCTGTTCGTTCTGAATCCGCTCCTCGCTCAGGAGAAGGAAACGGGGCTGTTTGAGGTCGGAAAAGTCAAAGAGCTTCGCCTCTTTTTCGAGCAGGGCAACTGGGATCACGTACTGGATTCCCTTAAGCAGCAGGGCGATGAGCGGCGCCTGGTGGGCGATGCCTCCTTTGAAGGGAAAGTGTACAAAGGAGTAGGGGTGCGCTACAAGGGCAACAGTTCCTTTTTCGCCGTCAGCAAAGCTGGTTCTTCCAAGCTCCCATTCAATATAGACTTCAACCACACCCACAAAGACCAAAAGTTGCCCGGCGGCGTCGACAAGGTCAAGTTGAGCAATGTTTTTCGGGACCCCTCCTACATCCGGGAAGTGCTCTCTTACGAGATTGCCCGGCGCTATATGCCGGCGTCCCGCGCCAATTTTGTCCAGCTTTTCGTCAATGACGTCTACCTGGGCTTGTACAACAGCACCGAGTCCGTGGAGGATGAGTTCCTGAAACAGCACTTCAAAGGCGATAAGGGCATCCTGTTCAAATGCGACCCCATCTGGGGGTATAAGGAGCAACCGGATTGCCCGAAGGGAGACAAAGCTTCCCTGCAGTACCTCGGCCCCGACAGTACCTGCTACCGGGGCCTGTACGAGGTGAAATCCGATTTTGGCTGGCAGCAACTCATCGATCTGACGAAAATCCTCAACCAGCAGCCGGAAAAACTGGATTCCATTTTCAATATCGACCAGGCCTTGTGGATGCTGGCCTTCAATATGGTGTTGGTGAACCTCGACAGTTACACCGGCCGGTTTTGCCACAATTATTACCTCTATCGGGATAAGGAAGGGGTTTTCCACCCCATCGTCTGGGATATGAACCTGTCTTTCGGCGGATTTCGCTACGATGGCTCCAAGGGCAGCCCGCTGTCCAATGAAGAGATGCAGACCCTCAGCCCCTTTATCCACTACAAGGAAAAGAACGAACAGCGCCCCCTGATCACCCAACTGCTCTCGGAGAGCCTTTACCGGAAGATGTACGTGGCCCACATTCGCACCATTCTCAACGATTATTTTGTCGACAGCACTTACCTGAGGCGGGCCGAAGAGATTCAGGCAATGATCGCTCCTTATGTCAAGAGCGATTCCAACCGCCTGTATGATTACGAGGCATTCGAGAAGAATCTCTACGAGACCACCAAGGCTGACAAGGCGAGCATCATTGGCATCGCAGAGCTAATGGAGCCCCGCGCTCAATATTTGAAGAACCATCCCCTGGTGAGTAAAGACCCCCCGGTAATCCTGGAAGCAAGCCACATCGACTACGATGATATCGTAGCCGTCAATGCCAGGCTGGAAGGAGCCGAAGCCTGCTGGCTGTTTTACCGCTATGGCCAGCTCGGCCCCTGGAGAAAACTGGAGATGTTTGACGACAGCGGGCACGACGACCGCATGGCGGACGATGGCATCTGGGGCGCCACCATCCATAAGAACAAGGAAAAAGACAAACCCATTCAATATTATATCGTTGCCGAAAACCAGTACACCGCTGCCCTGAGCCCGGAGCGGGCTTCCTTTGAGGCCTATTCGACCGGCAAAGAAACCAGCGCCGCCAAAAAAGGAGACAAGTAA
- the aceB gene encoding malate synthase A translates to METITAKTYTTIDGLTIGGKFRKPYTAILSLEAQQFLLELHRRFNARRQELLARRDGRQEEINQGKMPDFLPETRHIRESEWTVAPLPADLLDRRVEITGPVDRKMVINALNSGAKCFMADFEDSNSPTWDNNMQGHINLIDAVRRTISFEAPETGKKYQLNDKIATLLVRPRGWHLEEKHLLADGELMSGSLVDFGLFFFHNAKNLIANGSGPYFYLPKLESHLEARLWNDVFVFAQDYMGISQKTIKATVLIETILAAFEQDEILYELRDHSSGLNCGRWDYIFSFIKKFRKLPGFVMPDRAQVGMTVPFMKAYSHLVIKTCHRRGVHAMGGMAAQIPIRGDEEANEKAIGKVRADKVREARDGHDGTWVAHPGLVPVANEVFNEYMPEKNQIANKREDVKVTAQDLLRVPDGTITEEGLRLNINVGILYLESWLRGTGAAALYNLMEDAATAEISRTQIWQWIHSGAKLEDGREINYSLYRCLLPTELEKIREYVGEEAYENGRFEEAINLFDRLIGEEEFTEFLTLPAYEMID, encoded by the coding sequence ATGGAGACGATTACTGCTAAAACGTACACTACGATTGATGGATTGACGATCGGGGGGAAATTCCGCAAGCCCTACACTGCTATTCTGAGCCTGGAGGCGCAGCAATTTTTGCTCGAACTGCACCGCCGCTTCAACGCCCGCCGCCAGGAATTGCTGGCCCGCCGGGACGGCCGGCAGGAGGAGATCAACCAGGGCAAAATGCCGGATTTCCTGCCTGAAACCAGGCACATTCGGGAAAGCGAATGGACGGTGGCGCCGCTGCCCGCCGACCTGCTCGACCGCCGCGTGGAAATCACCGGGCCGGTCGACCGCAAGATGGTCATCAACGCGCTCAATTCCGGCGCCAAGTGTTTCATGGCCGATTTCGAGGACAGCAACTCGCCTACCTGGGACAATAATATGCAGGGGCACATCAACCTGATCGACGCAGTCAGGCGCACCATCAGCTTCGAAGCGCCCGAAACGGGAAAGAAATATCAACTCAACGATAAAATAGCCACGCTGCTGGTGCGCCCCCGGGGCTGGCACCTGGAGGAGAAGCACCTGCTGGCCGATGGGGAGTTGATGAGCGGCAGCCTGGTGGATTTCGGCCTGTTCTTTTTCCACAATGCCAAAAACCTGATCGCCAACGGCTCCGGCCCTTATTTCTATCTGCCTAAGCTGGAAAGCCACCTGGAGGCTCGCCTGTGGAACGACGTCTTCGTCTTTGCCCAGGACTATATGGGCATATCCCAAAAAACCATTAAGGCCACCGTGCTCATCGAAACCATTCTGGCCGCCTTCGAGCAAGATGAGATCCTGTACGAGTTGCGCGACCACTCCTCCGGCCTGAATTGTGGCCGTTGGGACTATATTTTCTCCTTCATCAAGAAATTCCGCAAGCTGCCGGGCTTCGTAATGCCCGACCGCGCTCAGGTCGGCATGACGGTGCCCTTCATGAAGGCCTATTCTCACCTGGTGATCAAAACCTGCCACCGCCGGGGCGTGCACGCTATGGGCGGCATGGCGGCGCAGATTCCCATCCGGGGCGATGAGGAGGCCAATGAGAAGGCCATTGGAAAAGTGCGCGCCGACAAGGTCCGCGAAGCCCGCGACGGGCACGACGGCACCTGGGTGGCCCACCCTGGCCTGGTGCCGGTAGCCAATGAAGTCTTCAACGAGTACATGCCTGAAAAGAACCAGATCGCCAACAAGCGGGAGGATGTAAAAGTAACGGCACAAGACCTGCTTCGCGTACCGGACGGCACCATCACCGAAGAAGGGCTGCGGTTGAACATCAACGTCGGCATCCTCTACCTCGAGAGCTGGCTGCGCGGCACCGGCGCCGCCGCCCTGTATAACCTTATGGAGGATGCCGCTACCGCCGAGATTTCCCGCACCCAGATTTGGCAGTGGATACACTCCGGCGCCAAACTGGAGGACGGCCGGGAGATCAATTATTCGCTTTACCGGTGCCTGCTTCCCACCGAACTGGAGAAAATCCGGGAATACGTGGGGGAGGAAGCCTACGAGAACGGCCGCTTCGAGGAGGCCATCAATTTGTTTGACCGGCTGATCGGGGAGGAGGAGTTTACGGAATTCCTGACGCTGCCGGCTTATGAAATGATCGACTAG
- a CDS encoding UPF0175 family protein, whose protein sequence is MKLHVPDEIIKPLNLSEEELLRELAIALYAAKKIPFGQARKLAGLNWFRFRQILDERGVPAHYEFEDFKKDLQTLSHLSVS, encoded by the coding sequence ATGAAATTGCATGTGCCAGATGAGATCATTAAGCCACTCAACTTAAGTGAAGAAGAACTCCTCAGGGAACTGGCCATTGCGCTTTATGCTGCGAAAAAAATTCCTTTTGGGCAGGCGCGTAAACTTGCAGGCTTGAACTGGTTCCGTTTTCGGCAGATACTTGACGAGCGGGGGGTTCCGGCTCATTATGAGTTTGAAGATTTTAAAAAAGATCTGCAAACATTATCCCATTTATCGGTGTCATGA
- a CDS encoding acetolactate decarboxylase, which yields MKYHFLLLSTLLLWSCQPQPTEDAGFELGWQGALRSIMQEGDLSGKVTVEDLLAKPHVYALGAMEGLKGELLIWDNNLIIAQVQDSSLQLSQDRSGKAALAVYASVPRWGKVMPVPYNVRTYQELENFIRVAARNEKVDTEQPFPFLIEATVNKLDYHIIDWPEGDTVHSHEKHLQAGMRGMLSATPVKILGFYSAHHHGVFTHHSTNMHLHFMAAEAPIAGHVDSLIIEKGMGGLFLPE from the coding sequence ATGAAATACCATTTCTTGCTTCTTTCCACCCTACTACTCTGGAGCTGCCAACCTCAACCGACGGAAGATGCCGGCTTCGAGCTGGGCTGGCAGGGTGCCCTGCGGTCCATCATGCAGGAGGGCGACCTCAGCGGGAAAGTAACTGTGGAAGATTTGCTGGCCAAGCCCCACGTTTACGCGCTGGGCGCCATGGAGGGCCTGAAAGGCGAATTGTTGATCTGGGATAACAACCTCATCATCGCTCAAGTGCAGGACAGCAGCCTGCAATTGTCTCAGGACAGGAGCGGCAAAGCCGCACTTGCCGTTTACGCCAGCGTGCCGCGCTGGGGCAAGGTTATGCCTGTTCCCTACAATGTGCGCACCTACCAGGAACTGGAGAACTTCATTAGGGTAGCCGCCCGGAATGAAAAGGTGGATACAGAACAACCTTTTCCTTTCCTTATCGAAGCCACCGTCAACAAACTCGATTATCACATCATCGACTGGCCGGAGGGCGATACCGTCCATTCGCACGAAAAACATTTACAGGCGGGTATGCGCGGCATGCTCAGCGCTACCCCGGTGAAAATTCTCGGCTTTTATTCTGCACACCATCATGGCGTTTTCACCCATCACAGCACCAACATGCACCTGCACTTCATGGCGGCCGAGGCGCCCATCGCCGGGCATGTGGATAGCCTGATCATTGAGAAAGGGATGGGAGGGCTGTTTTTGCCAGAGTGA
- a CDS encoding bifunctional GNAT family N-acetyltransferase/carbon-nitrogen hydrolase family protein, with product MPKDIRKIELRNLELSDHLELKSSMIEAYNDWEEPQWTEEQIRSLLDKFPEGQLVILADGKVVGSALSIIVAYASMDENHSYEDVTGNCTFDTHDPDGDVLYGIDVFVHPSYRGLRLGRRLYDARKELCERLNLKGILFGGRIPNYRKYAEELSPRDYIRKVSLKEIYDPVLSFQLSNDFHAKKILKGYLPEDESSLEYAVLLEWDNIYYQKPQQLAQVTKQVARVGLVQWQMRPFSGLEALFGQVEFFVDAISAYQADFVLFPELFNAPLLAGLDNLPEAKAIRGLAEFTEPVRDKLREFAISYNVNIIGGSMPFIREGRLVNIGFLCRRDGTTDFYEKLHITPNEAGYWGMVGGNRLASFDTDCGKVGVLIGYDVEFPELSRLLAEEGVQILFVPFHTNTQNEFIRIQQCARARAIENECYVAIAGSVGNLPKVSNMDIQVARSAVFTPADFAFPGSGVLAEAPPNTETTLVADLDLALLKQLHAYGNLRNLQGRRTDLFELRKR from the coding sequence ATGCCAAAAGATATCCGAAAAATAGAACTGCGCAACCTCGAGCTGAGCGATCACCTGGAGCTTAAATCCTCCATGATCGAAGCCTACAACGACTGGGAAGAACCGCAGTGGACGGAGGAGCAGATTCGCTCCCTTCTGGACAAGTTTCCCGAAGGGCAACTGGTCATTCTGGCGGACGGAAAAGTGGTGGGCAGCGCCCTTTCCATCATCGTCGCTTATGCGAGCATGGATGAAAACCATTCTTACGAGGACGTTACCGGCAATTGCACTTTCGATACCCACGACCCGGATGGCGACGTGCTGTACGGCATCGACGTATTCGTGCACCCCAGCTACCGGGGCCTGCGGCTGGGGCGGCGCCTGTACGACGCCCGCAAGGAACTCTGCGAACGGCTCAACCTAAAGGGCATTCTCTTCGGCGGCCGAATTCCCAATTACCGCAAATACGCAGAGGAACTCTCCCCCCGGGATTACATCCGCAAGGTGAGCCTGAAGGAGATTTACGACCCGGTCCTCTCTTTTCAACTGAGCAACGACTTCCACGCCAAAAAGATCCTGAAGGGATATCTGCCGGAAGACGAGAGCTCTCTGGAATATGCCGTATTGCTGGAATGGGATAACATCTACTACCAGAAACCACAGCAGTTGGCACAGGTTACCAAGCAGGTGGCGCGCGTGGGCCTCGTGCAGTGGCAAATGCGGCCGTTCAGCGGCCTGGAAGCCCTCTTCGGGCAGGTGGAGTTCTTTGTTGACGCCATCTCTGCTTATCAGGCGGACTTCGTGCTTTTTCCCGAGCTGTTCAACGCGCCGCTGCTGGCGGGGTTGGACAACCTGCCCGAAGCGAAGGCCATTCGCGGCCTGGCCGAATTCACCGAGCCGGTCCGCGATAAGCTCCGGGAATTTGCCATCTCCTATAACGTCAACATCATTGGCGGCAGCATGCCATTCATCCGGGAGGGCCGGCTGGTCAACATTGGTTTCCTGTGCCGGAGGGACGGCACGACGGATTTTTACGAAAAACTCCACATTACCCCCAATGAGGCCGGCTACTGGGGCATGGTGGGCGGCAACCGCCTCGCCTCCTTCGACACCGATTGCGGCAAAGTGGGCGTGCTGATCGGTTACGATGTTGAATTTCCGGAACTCTCCCGCCTCCTGGCGGAGGAAGGGGTGCAAATTTTGTTCGTGCCTTTCCACACCAATACCCAGAACGAGTTTATTCGCATACAGCAGTGCGCCCGCGCCCGCGCCATCGAGAATGAGTGCTACGTGGCCATCGCCGGCAGCGTGGGCAACCTGCCGAAAGTGAGCAACATGGATATTCAGGTGGCCCGGTCGGCCGTTTTCACCCCTGCCGATTTTGCCTTCCCGGGCAGCGGCGTCCTGGCGGAAGCGCCGCCCAATACGGAGACTACCCTGGTGGCCGACCTCGACCTCGCCCTGCTCAAGCAACTGCATGCCTACGGCAACCTGCGCAACCTCCAGGGCCGGCGCACGGACTTGTTTGAGCTGAGGAAACGGTAG
- a CDS encoding AraC family transcriptional regulator gives MTLKFYTPPPPLGNLVALFTYYKGYQPGHSIDRFLPDGNVELVVDLTGFPKNVYDNETLAVKQAFSKAWISGLRKEFISIHAGQDAEMFVIRFRKGAARAIVGLPLTELTEQVIEGGLVFGRPVLLLREALMEAGSPEAKMAVAERHLLAMAGVNLQPNPFVEYAVGQILLHPGQLSLENLSQKVGYSQKHLIQLFKEQVGLPPKAFMRIIRFQRAIKEIEQRGDIQWSHLALDCGYFDQAHFIRDFKQFSGFTPEDYLRRKNGVVNYVPVG, from the coding sequence ATGACCCTGAAATTCTACACGCCGCCGCCGCCTCTGGGCAACCTCGTAGCTTTGTTCACCTACTACAAAGGCTACCAGCCCGGCCACAGCATCGACCGCTTCCTGCCGGACGGCAACGTGGAGCTGGTGGTCGACCTGACGGGCTTCCCCAAGAACGTGTACGACAACGAAACACTGGCGGTGAAGCAGGCTTTCAGCAAAGCCTGGATTTCCGGCCTGCGCAAGGAATTCATCTCCATTCACGCCGGGCAGGATGCCGAGATGTTCGTCATCCGTTTCCGGAAGGGCGCCGCCCGCGCCATTGTCGGCCTGCCTCTCACGGAACTGACGGAGCAGGTCATCGAAGGCGGCCTGGTCTTCGGCCGCCCGGTCCTGCTGTTGCGGGAAGCCCTGATGGAAGCCGGCAGCCCGGAAGCTAAAATGGCTGTCGCCGAACGCCACCTGCTGGCCATGGCAGGCGTAAACCTTCAGCCCAACCCCTTTGTGGAGTATGCCGTCGGCCAGATTCTGCTCCATCCCGGGCAGTTGTCCCTGGAAAACCTCTCCCAAAAGGTGGGATATTCGCAAAAACACCTCATCCAACTGTTTAAAGAGCAGGTCGGCCTGCCGCCCAAGGCTTTTATGCGCATCATCCGTTTTCAACGGGCCATCAAAGAGATCGAGCAGCGGGGCGATATCCAATGGAGCCACCTCGCCCTCGATTGCGGCTACTTCGACCAGGCCCACTTCATCCGGGACTTCAAGCAGTTCTCTGGGTTTACGCCGGAAGATTACCTGCGGCGGAAAAATGGCGTGGTGAATTATGTTCCGGTGGGGTAG
- a CDS encoding DUF3368 domain-containing protein: protein MIVVSDTSPISSLFLIQQQNLLPSIFGQVIIPNHVFSELMILETEFDYDLSELKSASWLEIRQVQDQKTVTRLKKVLDDGESEAIALAKEIGADYLLIDEHEGRQIAIDEGLRIIGVLGVLVQAKNHGLIDLVKPIMDDLRRVAKFRISEGLYEQVLKQIGE, encoded by the coding sequence ATGATCGTTGTCAGTGACACTTCTCCTATCAGTAGTTTGTTTCTTATCCAACAACAGAACTTGCTTCCTTCAATTTTCGGACAGGTTATCATTCCGAATCACGTTTTTTCTGAATTAATGATTCTGGAAACGGAGTTCGATTACGACCTTTCCGAGTTGAAATCTGCCTCCTGGCTTGAAATTCGTCAAGTTCAGGATCAGAAAACTGTTACTCGCCTGAAAAAAGTACTTGATGATGGTGAATCTGAAGCTATTGCTCTGGCTAAAGAAATAGGTGCTGATTACCTTTTGATAGATGAGCATGAAGGCCGACAAATCGCGATTGATGAAGGTTTGAGGATAATCGGAGTTCTGGGTGTACTGGTTCAAGCTAAGAACCATGGTCTAATAGATTTAGTTAAACCAATCATGGATGATTTGCGCAGAGTGGCAAAATTCAGAATCAGCGAAGGCTTGTATGAACAGGTTTTGAAACAAATAGGCGAATAA
- the aceA gene encoding isocitrate lyase codes for MHQQEIKVQQLLTDWLTNPRWEGIQRPYTAEEVAKLRGSLQIEYTLAREGAKKFWHKLHTQSVVSGLGALTGNQAVQEVTAGLDSIYLSGWQVAADNNLSGAMYPDQSLYPANSVPNVVRRINNALRRRDQVQSVSGEGNIDWLVPIIADAEAGFGGNLNAYELMLGMIESGAAGVHFEDQLSSAKKCGHLGGKVLVPTQEAINKLVAARLAADVAGVPTVLIARTDADAANLITSDIDERDRPFVMSKERTAEGFYYVRNGIEQCISRGLSYAPYADLLWMETSHPDLGQAREFARAIHAQFPGKLLAYNCSPSFNWAANLSEKDMLTFREDLAELGYRFQFITLAGFHALNTSMFEVSKAYKARGMAGYSELQEHEFALQTAGFQAVKHQSFVGTQYFDFVQNTVQQGQSSTVAMNGSTEAEQFHN; via the coding sequence ATGCATCAGCAAGAAATCAAAGTACAGCAACTATTAACAGATTGGTTGACAAACCCCCGTTGGGAAGGTATTCAGCGCCCGTATACGGCCGAAGAAGTGGCCAAGCTCCGGGGTAGCCTGCAGATTGAATATACATTGGCGCGGGAAGGCGCCAAGAAATTCTGGCACAAGCTCCACACCCAGTCCGTGGTGTCCGGCCTAGGCGCATTGACCGGCAACCAGGCCGTACAGGAAGTGACCGCCGGCCTGGATTCCATCTACCTCAGCGGTTGGCAGGTGGCTGCCGACAACAACCTGTCGGGCGCCATGTACCCCGACCAGTCTCTTTATCCAGCCAACTCTGTGCCCAATGTGGTGCGCCGCATCAACAACGCCCTGCGCCGCCGCGACCAGGTGCAGTCGGTCAGTGGGGAAGGCAACATCGACTGGCTGGTACCCATCATCGCCGATGCCGAGGCCGGCTTCGGCGGCAACCTCAACGCCTACGAGCTCATGCTGGGCATGATCGAATCGGGGGCTGCCGGGGTGCATTTCGAAGACCAGCTTTCCAGCGCTAAAAAGTGCGGCCACCTGGGCGGCAAAGTGCTGGTGCCCACTCAGGAAGCCATCAACAAACTGGTAGCCGCCCGCCTGGCTGCCGACGTGGCCGGCGTGCCCACCGTGCTCATCGCCCGCACCGACGCCGACGCCGCCAACCTCATTACTTCCGATATCGACGAGCGCGACCGCCCCTTTGTGATGAGCAAAGAGCGCACCGCTGAGGGCTTCTACTACGTGCGCAACGGCATCGAGCAGTGCATCAGCCGCGGCTTGAGCTACGCCCCCTACGCCGACTTGCTGTGGATGGAGACCTCCCATCCCGATCTGGGGCAGGCGCGCGAGTTCGCCCGGGCCATCCACGCCCAGTTCCCGGGCAAGCTGCTGGCCTACAACTGCTCGCCTTCCTTCAATTGGGCGGCCAACCTGAGCGAAAAGGACATGCTGACCTTCCGCGAAGACCTGGCCGAGCTGGGCTACCGCTTCCAGTTCATTACCCTGGCCGGCTTCCACGCGCTGAACACCTCCATGTTTGAGGTGTCCAAAGCCTACAAGGCGCGCGGCATGGCTGGTTATAGCGAGCTGCAGGAACACGAATTCGCCCTGCAAACTGCCGGCTTCCAGGCCGTCAAGCACCAGTCCTTCGTCGGCACGCAGTACTTTGACTTTGTTCAGAATACGGTGCAGCAGGGGCAGTCGTCGACGGTGGCGATGAACGGCAGCACGGAGGCGGAGCAGTTTCACAACTGA
- a CDS encoding helix-turn-helix domain-containing protein produces the protein MIEQQAIIKMIFGFKAKYLRQQQQLSLEELAERAGLSKSYLHDIEKGKKYPKVDKINAMAQALGVDYDFMVSTRASKKLQPIIDLLTSDFVKEFPLELFGISPDKLFELFSNTPDKVNAFISTLFKITRNYQMQREHLYLAALRSYQDMYDNYFEELETAVRQFREELGINGALPYTSVFLEGLLLKNFGVKTDRQAMPHEKELKRQRSFYSPKHKTLFLNEGLSSAQENFLLGRELAFQYLKFADRPYFTRIVEADSFERLLNNFKASYFSVALLMDEQLMVEDIRDFAQMTSWNPEAFLRLLDKYDVTPEMLLQRLTNLLPRHFGIKDLFFLRLVGDESLQRFQMTKELHLSQLHNPYANELNEHYCRRWVSVNIIKKVKSNQQLHNDTAPAADAQISQYWETPNRYLCISVAKPDFQNPARGTSVTVGLLVNDTLRRLFRFLDSPELPTRIVNTTCERCSLSNCEARAAAPAVLEQQRKQGRIVVAGKRLGEGGVKV, from the coding sequence ATGATCGAACAACAAGCCATCATCAAGATGATCTTTGGCTTCAAGGCCAAGTATCTGCGGCAGCAGCAGCAGTTGTCGCTGGAGGAACTAGCCGAGCGCGCCGGCCTTTCCAAGTCTTACCTGCACGACATCGAGAAGGGGAAGAAATATCCTAAGGTAGACAAGATCAACGCCATGGCCCAGGCCCTGGGGGTAGATTACGACTTCATGGTCTCCACCCGGGCGTCCAAGAAGCTGCAGCCGATCATCGACCTGCTGACTTCCGATTTTGTTAAGGAATTTCCGCTGGAGCTGTTCGGCATCAGCCCGGACAAGCTGTTCGAGCTGTTTTCCAACACCCCCGACAAGGTCAATGCCTTCATCAGCACGCTGTTCAAGATCACCCGCAACTACCAGATGCAGCGGGAGCACCTCTACCTGGCTGCCCTGCGTTCTTATCAGGATATGTATGACAATTACTTCGAGGAGTTGGAAACGGCCGTCCGGCAGTTCAGGGAGGAACTGGGCATTAACGGCGCACTACCCTACACCTCAGTTTTCCTGGAGGGTTTGCTCCTGAAAAACTTCGGCGTAAAGACCGACCGCCAGGCTATGCCCCATGAAAAAGAACTGAAACGGCAACGGTCTTTCTATTCGCCGAAGCATAAAACGCTCTTTTTAAACGAGGGCCTGAGCAGCGCCCAGGAGAACTTCCTGCTGGGCCGGGAGCTGGCCTTTCAGTACCTGAAGTTTGCCGACCGCCCCTACTTCACCCGCATCGTCGAGGCCGATTCTTTCGAACGGCTGCTCAACAACTTCAAGGCGTCCTACTTCTCCGTCGCCTTGCTGATGGACGAACAACTTATGGTGGAAGACATCCGCGATTTCGCCCAGATGACTTCCTGGAATCCGGAGGCCTTCCTTCGCTTGCTGGACAAGTACGACGTCACCCCGGAAATGCTGCTGCAGCGGCTGACCAACCTGCTGCCCCGACACTTCGGCATCAAAGACCTCTTTTTCCTGCGCCTGGTGGGCGACGAGAGCCTGCAACGCTTTCAAATGACCAAAGAGCTGCACCTCTCCCAACTGCACAACCCCTACGCCAATGAGCTCAACGAACACTACTGCCGGCGATGGGTGTCGGTCAACATCATCAAAAAGGTAAAATCCAATCAGCAACTGCACAATGATACGGCGCCGGCCGCCGACGCTCAAATCTCCCAGTACTGGGAAACACCCAACCGATACCTCTGCATCTCGGTGGCCAAACCCGATTTTCAAAACCCTGCCCGGGGCACCAGCGTAACGGTGGGCCTGCTGGTCAACGACACCCTGCGCCGCCTCTTCCGATTTCTCGACAGCCCGGAACTCCCCACCCGCATCGTGAACACCACCTGCGAACGCTGCAGCCTCTCCAACTGCGAGGCGCGGGCAGCGGCCCCGGCTGTGCTGGAACAACAACGGAAACAGGGACGGATAGTGGTGGCGGGGAAACGGTTGGGGGAAGGAGGCGTGAAGGTGTAA